The Mycoplasmoides genitalium G37 genomic sequence TTAGTTAAACCTCACTATTTCTTTAAACCTTCTACTAAGTGAACTAAGTTTTCCTATTCTGGTTTAAAATCTCAGTGTTTAAACAAGATTAAACAAATAAGTGCTAATAAAACCCGAATTGATTGGAGTGAATTAGCATCCAATTTTCAAGCTACTATTATTGATCATTACATTGATCATGTTAAAAATGCAATTAAAAAATTTGCCCCTAAAATGTTGTTAGTAGGAGGTGGAGTTAGTGCCAATTCTTATCTATCTAACAGAATTAGTACATTAAATTTACCCTTTTTAATTGCTGATAGCAAATACACCAGTGATAATGGAGCAATGATTGGTTTTTATGCATCACTTTTAATTAATGGCGATAAGAATTAAAAGTACAAGAGTTGGTAGATTTGTTTCTGAATCAGTGGGATTAGGTCATCCTGATAAAATTTGTGATCAGATTGCAGATAGTATCTTAGACCAATGTTTACTACAGAGTAAAACTAGTCATGTAGCATGTGAAGTCTTTGCTTCTAAAAACCTTATTTTAATAGGTGGTGAGATTTCAACAAGTGGCTATGTTGATGTTGTTCAAACTGCTTGAAGAATTTTAAGAAATTTAGGTTACAACGAGACTGATTTCAGTTTTTTAAGCTGTATCAACAACCAATCACTAGAAATTAATCAAGCAGTTTTAAAAAATAATGAGATTAATGCAGGAGATCAAGGCATTACTGTTGGTTATGCAGTGAATGAAACAAAGCAACTAATGCCTTTAGGAGTTTTACTAGCACACTCGTTTTTAAAACAAGCAGAAAAACTAACAAAACAATTTGATTTTTTAAAAAATGATATGAAAAGTCAAGTGGTTTTAAACTACAGTTTAAACCAAGTTGAATGTGAAGAAGTTTTACTATCAATTCAACACACTAATGCTATTAGTTTAACAGAATTGAGAAAAGTGATTGAAAATAATGTAATTCTACCTGTTTTAAACCAATATGGTTTTCAAGATAAAAAGCCAACTTGTTTAGTGAATCCTGGTGGTTCTTTTGTTTTAGGTGGACCTATGGCAGATACTGGACTAACTGGTAGAAAAATCATTGTTGACACCTATGGTCCATATGCTCACCATGGTGGTGGTAGCTTTAGTGGCAAAGATCCTAGTAAGGTGGATAGAACAGGTGCTTATTTTGCACGTTTTATCGCAAAACATATTGTAAGTTTAGGCTGGGCCAGTGAGTGTGAAGTCAGTATTAGCTGAGTCTTTTCAAAACCCAATCCACAATCTATTACTGTTAAGTGTTTTAACACTAACATACAGTATGATGAAGTGTTAATTAATAGAGTTGTAAATAACTATTTCAACTGATCGATTACTAAAATTATTGACAAGCTAAAATTACTTGATTTTGTTAAGTATTCTGATTATGCAGTTTATGGACATTTTGGTAATGATCTTTCACCATGAGAACAGCCCACTGAATTGGATAAATTAGAATGCTTAATCAAAAATTTCCATTAGATCCTAATAAAAAAAAGGAACAACAAGGCGTAGTAAAACCAAATCTACCGGTTGTTAAAGAAAAGAAAAAACAGCCATTTAAAAAACCAAATTGGAGTGAATTTAAGCTGTTCAACTTTTTTAAAAAGCACACTTATTTTTGCTTGGTTGTATTAGCTTTTCTTATCTTGATTATTTTACTTAGCAGCTTATTTGCTATTCCACTTAGCCAAATACCTTCAAGTACTGTTTAAAAGAATTGTCCAAATCCACCAAACGGGTTACTACCTGTTTTTAATAGTTTACCCATTTCTGTTGCTTTTAGTTGCATCTTATTTCATTCCTTCATCAGTTTGTTTAACTCATCCATTTTTCTCCCTGATCCTTTTATGATGCGCTGTTTTCTATTAGGATCACGATTAATTAATTTGGGATGTCTCCTTTCTTCTCTAGTCATAGAGTTAATTAAAACCTTTCATAGTTCAATTTTGTTTTCAATTAATTCAGCATTTTCTTCTGATACAGAAAAGTTAGCAGGCAACATTTTTATCAGTGAACTGACACTTCCCATTTTGTGCATTTGTTGCATGTAGATCAAAAGATCTTCTAAATCCATTTTTCCCAAAAACATCTTGCTGATGGTTTTAGTTAAATCTTTTTTATCAAAAACTTGTTCAGCTTTTTCAACTA encodes the following:
- the metK gene encoding methionine adenosyltransferase, with amino-acid sequence MAIRIKSTRVGRFVSESVGLGHPDKICDQIADSILDQCLLQSKTSHVACEVFASKNLILIGGEISTSGYVDVVQTAWRILRNLGYNETDFSFLSCINNQSLEINQAVLKNNEINAGDQGITVGYAVNETKQLMPLGVLLAHSFLKQAEKLTKQFDFLKNDMKSQVVLNYSLNQVECEEVLLSIQHTNAISLTELRKVIENNVILPVLNQYGFQDKKPTCLVNPGGSFVLGGPMADTGLTGRKIIVDTYGPYAHHGGGSFSGKDPSKVDRTGAYFARFIAKHIVSLGWASECEVSISWVFSKPNPQSITVKCFNTNIQYDEVLINRVVNNYFNWSITKIIDKLKLLDFVKYSDYAVYGHFGNDLSPWEQPTELDKLECLIKNFH